One part of the Lotus japonicus ecotype B-129 chromosome 2, LjGifu_v1.2 genome encodes these proteins:
- the LOC130736402 gene encoding uncharacterized protein LOC130736402 yields MFSSGRSPEFRKVYVRGRCVTFSPAGINQALGRSAVEFVEEELSLDTIAKELTAGQVRKWPAKKLLSTGSLSVKYVILNRIGVVNWIPSHSNSSISAILAKLIYRIGTEIPFDFGSLVFAQTLKHAETCAVKLPFSFPSLITAIILKQHPDIIRMDDVAVSKGAPITLNHRLFLDPHVLDIDMPSRRISIPVSVSASRTTSIIAELEDLSKELQESIEITSKRKLKVDALLLKLKEEAGQEGEPIGVASEEEGSEETVEDDSSSEV; encoded by the exons ATGTTCTCAAGTGGAA GAAGCCCTGAGTTCCGGAAAGTGTATGTGCGTGGAAGGTGTGTAACCTTCTCCCCTGCTGGGATCAACCAAGCTCTTGGGAGGAGTGCTGTGGAATTTGTAGAGGAAGAGCTGTCTTTGGACACCATAGCCAAGGAACTTACTGCTGGGCAAGTGAGGAAATGGCCTGCCAAGAAGCTTCTTTCTACTGGAtctctgagtgtgaagtatgtcatccttaacaggattggagTGGTGAATTGGATTCCCTCTCACTCTAATTCTTCTATCTCTGCTATTCTGGCCAAACTAATCTACAGGATTGGGACTGAGATCCCCTTTGACTTTGGTTCTTTGGTGTTTGCTCAAACCTTGAAGCATGCAGAGACTTGTGCTGTTAAGCTGCCCTTTTCATTCCCCTCTCTCATAACTGCCATCATCCTAAAGCAGCATCCTGATATTATCAGAATGGATGATGTGGCTGTGTCCAAGGGTGCCCCAATCACCTTGAATCATCGTTTGTTCTTGGaccctcatgtcctggacattgataTGCCATCCCGCAGGATATCAATTCCTGTTTCAGTGTCTGCCTCTAGGACTACGAGTATTATTGCTGAGTTGGAGGACCTCTCAAAGGAGCTGCAGGAGTCTATCGAGATTACTTCTAAGAGGAAGCTGAAGGTGGATGCACTACTTCTCAAGCTTAAAGAGGAAGCAGGTCAAGAGGGTGAGCCTATAGGCGTTGCttcagaggaggaaggatctgaagaaacTGTAGAGGATgactcttcttctgaagtttaa